The sequence CAGTATTTTTACCTAGTATATCACATCCATAAAGTGGCGTGGATTTCTCTTTTTTTTAAATCATTTCTTCTTAAAAAAATATTTTTCCGCGCCCGGGTGCAGAGGAATGGGGATCCCGTTCACAGCCGTTTCGGGGTCCAGGAGTTCGGCTTTCTCACACAGGCGGGACAGAGCGGCCCGTTCTCCAAACAATGTTTCGAGTATCTCAAACACGGTCTGCCCGTCAAGTTTGTCGCTGGCAATCAGCGTTGCCTGCAAGGCGACGGTCTCCGCCTGTTCCTCGATGCCGGGATAAACCCCCGCTTCGATGGTTTGCCACGAATAGTAGGGATACCTCGAAATCAGCGCCCTGGCATGAGCTTCGCCGACGCTCAGAAGGTGCGCCTTTCCCGACGCCGCCAGATCGGTGATGGCCGGAGTCGGAACGCCGGCGGTGCAGAAGAACGCGTCGATTTTGCCTTCTTTAAACGCCGCGACCGATCCCGCAAAACTCAAATGCTCCGGCAGAATATCCGTGTAGGAGAGTCCGTAAGCGTTCAAAATCTGGAGCGCGTTTTGCTCGGTTCCGCTGCCTTCGTCTCCGATGGAAATTTTTTTGCCTGCAAGGTCCTGGATCTTTTCGATGTTCCGTCCCGCCACAATCTGGCAAAATTCAGGGTAAAGTC comes from Synergistaceae bacterium and encodes:
- a CDS encoding TAXI family TRAP transporter solute-binding subunit; translated protein: MKKNTFVAGVSILVFVALLAFSARQNRREMPLRLRIATGGESGVYYSYGEAIAEVLEKKFNVPVTAQSSGGSVENLRLARQGRVELAFVQNDIMTYAYNGTDLFSTEGPFREFSAVVGLYPEFCQIVAGRNIEKIQDLAGKKISIGDEGSGTEQNALQILNAYGLSYTDILPEHLSFAGSVAAFKEGKIDAFFCTAGVPTPAITDLAASGKAHLLSVGEAHARALISRYPYYSWQTIEAGVYPGIEEQAETVALQATLIASDKLDGQTVFEILETLFGERAALSRLCEKAELLDPETAVNGIPIPLHPGAEKYFFKKK